The Lentisphaera araneosa HTCC2155 DNA segment CAAAATTCTCTGTGTGGATGTTCAGCTCAAGATGCTCGAATTCCTTCAAGAGAGAGCGAAGGAAGCAGGAATAAAAAATTGCGTATCAATTCTAGGTGAATTCACTGATCCCAAACTGCCGAAAAACTCTGTTGATCTCATCTTACTCGTCGATGCCTACCACGAATTTACTGAACCTGAATCCATGCTCAAAAAGATGCGCGAGTCCCTCAAGCCCGAGGGAGTTTTGGTACTGGTTGAATTTCGCAAGGAAGATAAGAAAGTTCCCATTAAAGAAGATCACAAAATGAGCAAGGTCCAAATGGATAAAGAACTCACTGCCAATGGCTTCAAAGTTGTGCGATCTTACGATAAACTTCCCTGGCAACACATGGTTTTCTACGGTAAAGATAAGTAGAACTAAGCGCTTAAATTCATTATCCCAAAAGTTTTAGAGACCATTAATTCACCACAGAGGACTCAGAGTTCACAGAGAAAAGTTTGGGTTCGTGATTTATCGTGAATGGTGAAGTCATCATCATAAAAACTCATCTAATCTGTTAGTGTTTCAGCTCTATGTTCTCGGTGTACTCTGTGGTAAATATGTTTTTGATTAACTGTTTACGCATGTATGTCCATATATAAATTCTCGGTGAACTCGGTGGTGTGATTGTTTTGTAGATGAGTTCCTAAACTAAGTTGAGGCTCTTTTGGTTCAATATGTTCAAACTTGGTATAAGTTTTTTCTCTTGGAAGTAATGTGTTGCATTCTGAATTAATTAGGTTCCCCAATGTCTGAAATCCTTTCTTTTATTAGTGCTGAATTAGCCATTCAATCATCTCAAATAAGCAAAACAATTGAGCTCTTAGATTCTGGGGCGACGCTGCCATTTATAGCGCGTTATCGAAAGGAAGCCACGGGAGGCTTAGACGAAGTGCAAATTGGCGCCATTCGCGATTTAAAATCGAACTTTGAAGAACTCGATAAAAGAAAACAGGCCATCTTTAAGTCACTAAAAGAACGAGATCTACTCACTGAAAATCTAAAAGCTAAACTCGAACAAGCCAAGAACCTCAATGCGCTCGAAGATTACTATCTTCCTTATAGACCGAAGAAGAAAACGCGAGCTTCGCAAGCACGAGAAAAAGGTTTAGAACCTTTGACTCAAGTTTTGATGCAGCAGAGTGGTGATCGCATTGATTTTCATAAGTTTATCAATCGCGCTAAGGGCGTGAATAATCGCGATGAGGCCTTGGCCGGTGCTCGTGATATTTTGGCTGAGCAAATGAGCGAAGATTCTAAAACGCGTTCGCAATTGCGCAATGCTTTTGAGACTCATGCCCGCTTGAGTTCAAAAGTCATCAAAACTAAAATTGAAGATGCGCAAAAGTATCGTGATTATTTCGATCTAGAAGAAAAATTGAGTCGTGTGCCAGGGCACCGACTCTTAGCGATTTTACGTGGCGAACGCGAAGGTTTTTTACGAGTAAAAATGCGACCGGATCAAGAAAGAACTCAAAAGATTGTCGAGCGCAATTTTGTGAAGGGTCGAGGTTTGGCCTCTAGCCAAGTTCAACTGGCTGCCGAGGATGCCTATAAGCGACTGCTCCTCCCATCTTTGGAGAAAGAGGTTCAAAAGAAAGCCCAAGAGAAAGCCGATATAGAATCAATTCGTGTCTTTGTGGCGAATTTACGCGAGCTCTTGTTAGCCGCACCCTTAGGTCGAAAAAAGGTTTTGGCCTTTGATCCAGGCTTTAGGACAGGAGCGAAAGTCGTTTGTTTAGGGTCGGCCGGTGAGCTTTTGTACAACTGCAATTTATTTCCCGTGGGGAACTCAAAAGAGAAAGAGCAGCAAGCAGCGGATGAGACGCGTCGCTTAGTCAAAAAATATGCTATCGAAGCTC contains these protein-coding regions:
- a CDS encoding class I SAM-dependent methyltransferase; the encoded protein is MHKLFLVLTFFTFAVFAENKINTSKPKVYMGRQIAWTMHCNAAHWLTRTEREKEENTSEMLRELKLKPGMVVADVGCGNGYHALTMAKTVGEKGKILCVDVQLKMLEFLQERAKEAGIKNCVSILGEFTDPKLPKNSVDLILLVDAYHEFTEPESMLKKMRESLKPEGVLVLVEFRKEDKKVPIKEDHKMSKVQMDKELTANGFKVVRSYDKLPWQHMVFYGKDK
- a CDS encoding Tex family protein; the encoded protein is MSEILSFISAELAIQSSQISKTIELLDSGATLPFIARYRKEATGGLDEVQIGAIRDLKSNFEELDKRKQAIFKSLKERDLLTENLKAKLEQAKNLNALEDYYLPYRPKKKTRASQAREKGLEPLTQVLMQQSGDRIDFHKFINRAKGVNNRDEALAGARDILAEQMSEDSKTRSQLRNAFETHARLSSKVIKTKIEDAQKYRDYFDLEEKLSRVPGHRLLAILRGEREGFLRVKMRPDQERTQKIVERNFVKGRGLASSQVQLAAEDAYKRLLLPSLEKEVQKKAQEKADIESIRVFVANLRELLLAAPLGRKKVLAFDPGFRTGAKVVCLGSAGELLYNCNLFPVGNSKEKEQQAADETRRLVKKYAIEALAVGNGTAGRETELFLNELDLGLPVISVDESGASIYSASESARNEFPNHDLTVRGAVSIGRRLQDPLAELVKLDPKTIGVGQYQHDVDQSALKKALDDQVLSSVNAVGVDLNTASVELLSYVSGIGPKLAEAILNYRSSEGLFKNRNELKKVPRLGDKVFEQAAGFLRVFDGDQVLDSSAVHPESYGLVKRMAKDLNCSVTDLLNSGEFRQQIKLESYVNSSVGLPTLEDIKQELEKPGRDPRPNFSAFSFSQDIHEISDLHVGMKVPGLVTNVTKFGAFVDVGVHQDGLIHISKLKHGFVADPAEVVRVRQQVEVKVIEVDAKRKRISLSLID